A section of the Thermotoga caldifontis AZM44c09 genome encodes:
- the rpsL gene encoding 30S ribosomal protein S12: protein MPTINQLIRFGRERKVEKSKAPALMGNPQKRGVCIRVTTMTPKKPNSALRKIARVRLSNGVEVTAYIPGIGHNLQEHSVVLVRGGRVKDLPGIRYKIIRGALDAAGVENRRQSRSKYGAKRPKK from the coding sequence ATGCCGACTATAAATCAGTTGATCCGATTCGGCCGCGAGAGGAAGGTAGAAAAGTCAAAAGCACCAGCTTTGATGGGTAACCCGCAGAAACGCGGTGTCTGTATACGTGTTACCACGATGACGCCGAAGAAACCCAACTCTGCTCTGAGAAAGATCGCGAGGGTGAGACTGTCCAACGGCGTTGAGGTAACGGCGTACATACCAGGCATCGGTCACAACTTGCAGGAGCACTCCGTCGTTCTCGTGAGAGGCGGAAGGGTTAAAGACCTTCCTGGAATAAGGTACAAGATCATAAGGGGCGCCTTAGACGCGGCAGGTGTTGAAAACAGAAGACAATCCAGAAGTAAGTACGGTGCTAAAAGGCCCAAGAAGTGA
- the rpsG gene encoding 30S ribosomal protein S7, giving the protein MRRRRAEVRKIPPDPVYNDVLVAKLINKIMWDGKKTVAQKIVYKAFDYIREKTGKDPLEVFQKAVDNVRPVLEVRPRRVGGATYQVPIEVQEPRRTSLALRWIVAAARAKKGRPMYIKLAEELIASYQGTGAAVKKKEDVHKMAEANRAFAHLRW; this is encoded by the coding sequence GTGAGAAGAAGACGAGCAGAAGTCAGAAAGATTCCGCCAGATCCTGTTTACAACGATGTGTTGGTCGCAAAACTGATCAACAAGATCATGTGGGATGGTAAGAAGACCGTCGCCCAGAAGATCGTGTACAAGGCCTTCGATTACATAAGGGAAAAAACGGGTAAGGATCCACTTGAAGTCTTTCAAAAGGCTGTCGACAACGTCAGACCAGTGCTTGAGGTTCGCCCCAGACGCGTCGGAGGTGCGACCTACCAGGTTCCAATCGAGGTTCAGGAGCCAAGGAGGACGTCTCTGGCTCTGCGCTGGATAGTCGCTGCAGCACGTGCAAAGAAGGGAAGACCGATGTACATCAAGCTTGCTGAGGAATTGATAGCTTCATACCAAGGGACAGGAGCCGCTGTCAAGAAGAAGGAAGATGTGCACAAGATGGCGGAGGCGAACAGAGCGTTTGCCCATCTGCGGTGGTGA
- the fusA gene encoding elongation factor G translates to MLEIQALYVPLEKLRNIGIMAHIDAGKTTTSERILYYTGRKHVLGSVDEGTATLDWMEQEKERGITIQAAATTCFWKGYRINLIDTPGHVDFTIEVERSLMVLDGAIAIFDATAGVEPQSETVWRQANKYGVPRIAFMNKMDKIGADFDMAVKSLIEKLHAKPLPIQMPIGSEKEFVGVIDLLRMKAIYWISEDGSQYVEEDIPGYLLGEAEDRREEMLSTLAEEDEEILNLYLEDEEIPIEKLKATIRRLTIANKIVPVLCGAAARNKGIQPLLDAVVDYLPSPLDLPPLKAQTVDGEEVEIVPSEEAGFTALAFKIQVDPYVGKLTYLRVYSGRLEKGSYVYNSTKNVKERVSRLMFMHADKREEVEFARPGDIVAVIGLKSTTTGDTLCDESRPILIERFNFPEPVISVAIEAATKEEEEKMVRAVTALSEEDPTLKVRVDNETGQIILSGMGELHLEIVTDRLKREFNVNVRVGKPQVSYRETITRAGIGEGKYIRQTGGRGQYGHVVVRFEPIPYEAGKHFEFVNNIVGGTIPKEYIPAIEQGIREAMEMGYVAGYPMIGVRAILIDGSYHEVDSSEIAFKVAASLAFKNAMKECEPVLLEPVMRLEIITPEEYLGSIIADLSSRRASVHGLETRGNTKIIKATAPMSELFGYATVLRSLSQGRAVYTAQFSHYEKIPDRILEKLLKAV, encoded by the coding sequence ATGCTGGAGATTCAGGCGTTGTATGTCCCTCTCGAGAAACTCCGTAACATAGGAATAATGGCCCACATAGACGCCGGTAAGACGACGACGTCTGAACGCATTCTGTACTACACCGGCCGCAAGCACGTGCTTGGTAGTGTGGATGAAGGAACCGCGACCCTCGACTGGATGGAGCAGGAGAAGGAGAGGGGCATAACGATACAGGCGGCGGCAACAACGTGTTTCTGGAAAGGTTACAGGATAAACCTGATTGATACGCCCGGGCATGTGGATTTCACTATAGAGGTTGAACGCTCCCTGATGGTTCTCGACGGTGCCATAGCCATCTTCGATGCAACCGCTGGCGTGGAACCGCAGAGTGAAACTGTCTGGCGGCAGGCAAACAAATACGGAGTTCCGAGAATAGCGTTCATGAACAAGATGGATAAAATAGGTGCCGACTTCGATATGGCTGTCAAAAGTTTGATCGAGAAGCTCCACGCCAAACCACTTCCAATACAGATGCCGATCGGTTCTGAAAAAGAATTCGTTGGGGTCATAGATCTTCTGAGGATGAAAGCTATATACTGGATCAGCGAAGATGGGTCCCAGTACGTGGAAGAAGACATTCCAGGGTACCTTCTGGGTGAAGCTGAAGACAGGCGTGAAGAGATGCTCTCAACGCTCGCCGAAGAGGACGAAGAGATTCTGAACCTTTATCTTGAAGATGAGGAAATACCCATCGAGAAACTGAAAGCAACGATCAGAAGATTGACCATCGCAAACAAGATAGTGCCCGTACTCTGCGGAGCGGCTGCAAGAAACAAGGGGATCCAGCCTCTCCTGGATGCCGTGGTGGATTACCTTCCATCGCCTCTGGACTTACCACCATTGAAAGCCCAGACTGTAGACGGAGAAGAAGTAGAAATAGTACCATCGGAAGAAGCAGGCTTTACGGCGTTGGCTTTCAAGATCCAGGTTGATCCCTACGTTGGCAAATTGACTTATCTACGCGTCTATTCTGGAAGGCTTGAAAAAGGATCGTACGTGTACAATTCAACCAAGAATGTGAAAGAGCGCGTTTCAAGGTTGATGTTCATGCATGCGGACAAGAGGGAAGAAGTGGAGTTTGCGAGACCTGGTGACATAGTCGCTGTGATTGGACTGAAAAGCACGACAACAGGGGATACACTTTGTGACGAGAGTCGTCCGATACTCATAGAGAGGTTCAACTTTCCTGAACCCGTCATATCCGTCGCGATTGAGGCAGCTACCAAGGAAGAAGAAGAAAAAATGGTCCGCGCAGTCACAGCACTGAGCGAAGAAGATCCGACGTTGAAGGTCAGGGTTGACAACGAAACAGGTCAGATTATACTTTCTGGCATGGGTGAGTTACACCTGGAGATCGTGACTGACAGGTTGAAGAGAGAATTCAACGTGAACGTGAGAGTTGGCAAACCCCAGGTTTCTTACAGAGAGACTATCACCAGAGCCGGAATTGGTGAGGGCAAGTACATAAGACAGACGGGTGGTAGAGGGCAGTACGGACATGTCGTGGTCAGGTTCGAGCCCATTCCGTACGAAGCTGGTAAACATTTCGAATTCGTCAACAACATAGTTGGTGGTACAATACCGAAAGAGTACATACCAGCGATAGAACAGGGCATACGCGAAGCCATGGAAATGGGTTATGTGGCCGGTTATCCAATGATCGGAGTAAGGGCCATACTCATTGATGGCTCGTATCATGAAGTAGACTCTTCGGAAATCGCTTTCAAAGTTGCGGCGAGTCTCGCCTTCAAGAATGCCATGAAAGAATGTGAACCTGTCTTGCTGGAACCGGTCATGCGCTTGGAAATAATCACACCCGAAGAGTATCTGGGTTCCATCATAGCCGATTTGAGTTCTCGTAGAGCCAGCGTACACGGTCTCGAGACGAGAGGCAACACCAAGATC